A window from Vigna angularis cultivar LongXiaoDou No.4 chromosome 7, ASM1680809v1, whole genome shotgun sequence encodes these proteins:
- the LOC108338023 gene encoding pentatricopeptide repeat-containing protein At1g76280 isoform X5, protein MNMHMHRFRARVFLRSISLCKSKLHEHHGAQIHFSQNRTSTGPGFVEFETEPSMQMQVLKALCSGERKKASDLLLDFGSRTHSLTADDFLHIFKYCARSPDPLFVMEIRRFMESKGVSMNNQCSSLMIEALCKGGYLEEAFDVIDFLGGSQCLYPVLPLYNRLLGSCTKMQSLIQANKCVDIMEKIVGKSEVTYTELLKMENLGLQPSCHTYNGIIKAAVSHGNVGDAIGVLKKMQQKNLKPNDSTLATLSITCSKALQLDLAEAFLNQISECLYPHPYNALLASCDELNQPERAVQVFAKMKQKKVLPNIRTCELLFSLFGVVNAPYEDSDILSQVDAAKRIKAIEKYMATNGIKHSHLSIKNVLKALGEEGMIRALIQYLHLAENLFIYQNPSLGTHMYNTVLHYLVEAKESDMAIAVFKKMKLCGCNPDSETYNIMIDCCTIIQSYRSACLLISMMIRKGFCPVICTYTAIIKILLEDDNFYEALNLLKQVKLDGIQPDVLLFNTVLKQACYKERVDVIEFIVELMHREKVPPDPRTCGYVFSAYVNSGFHSTAIEALQVLSLRMISEDGNILGEEKKFVNEFILSEDLSAESQILKLFEDSEDELAVGLLNLRWCAIAGFPICESADQSLWARRLEGKRF, encoded by the exons ATGAATATGCATATGCATAGATTCAGAGCAAGGGTTTTTCTGCGCTCAATTTCACTTTGTAAATCTAAGTTGCATGAACACCAT GGTGCTCAAATTCACTTCTCTCAAAATCGCACCTCCACAG GTCCTGgatttgttgaatttgaaaCAGAACCATCTATGCAGATGCAAGTTCTTAAGGCACTCTGCTCGGGTGAAAGAAAGAAGGCTTCAGACTTACTTTTGGATTTTGGTTCCAGAACCCACTCATTAACTGCTGACgattttcttcatatttttaagtACTGTGCACGCTCTCCTGATCCATTG TTTGTAATGGAGATTCGGAGATTCATGGAATCAAAAGGTGTTAGCATGAACAATCAATGCTCATCTCTTATGATAGAGGCCCTTTGTAAAGGAGGTTACTTGGAAGAG GCCTTTGATGTCATTGATTTTCTTGGAGGAAGTCAATGTCTCTATCCAGTTCTCCCACTTTACAATAGACTCTTAGGATCCTGCACGAAAATGCAGAGTCtaattcaagcaaacaaatgtGTGGACATAATGGAAAAGATAGTAGGGAAGAGTGAAGTTACATATACCGAGCTTCTCAAG ATGGAAAATCTTGGTTTGCAGCCATCCTGCCATACATATAATGGTATTATTAAAGCAGCTGTTTCTCATGGAAATGTTGGAGATGCCATAGGAGTG TTGAAAAAAATGCAGCAGAAGAATTTGAAGCCGAATGATTCAACTTTAGCAACACTTTCAATCACATGCAGTAAAGCACTACAGTTAGATTTAGCTGAGGCTTTTCTGAATCAGATTTCTGAATGTCTATATCCACATCCTTATAATGCTTTGCTAGCATCATGCGATGAATTG AATCAACCTGAACGTGCAGTGCAAGTGTTTGCCAAGATGAAGCAGAAAAAAGTTTTGCCTAATATCAGGACTTGTGAGCTTCTATTTTCGTTATTTGGTGTTGTAAATGCCCCTTATGAAGACAGTGATATACTGTCACAGGTGGATGCTGCTAAAAGAATAAAAGCTATAGAAAAATATATGGCCACAAATGGCATTAAGCACAGTCATCTTTCAATAAAAAACGTA TTGAAAGCCCTTGGAGAAGAAGGGATGATAAGAGCGCTGATCCAGTATTTACACCTGGCAGAGAATCTTTTCATTTATCAAAACCCTTCATTGGGAACTCATATGTACAACACAGTGTTACATTATCTTGTTGAAGCCAAAGAA AGTGACATGGCAATTGCAGTTTTCAAGAAGATGAAGTTATGTGGCTGCAACCCTGACTCTGAAACATACAATATAATGATTGACTGTTGTACCATCATACAAAGTTACAGATCTGCTTGTTTGCTGATTTCAATGATGATACGGAAAGGGTTTTGTCCAGTGATTTGTACATATACCGCTATCATTAAG ATTTTATTGGAAGATGACAACTTTTATGAAGCCCTGAATCTTTTGAAACAAGTCAAATTAGATGGCATCCAACCTGATGTACTGCTGTTCAATACAGTTCTTAAACAAGCTTGTTACAAG GAAAGAGTTGATGTAATTGAGTTCATTGTGGAGCTTATGCACCGAGAGAAAGTTCCCCCCGATCCAAGGACATGCGGCTATGTGTTCTCTGCATACGTAAATTCTGGTTTTCACAGCACAGCAATTGAAGCCTTGCAGGTTTTAAGTTTGCGTATGATATCTGAAGATGGCAACATACTTGGGGAGGAgaaaaaatttgtaaatgaaTTCATCCTGTCTGAAGATTTGTCTGCTGAGTCACAGATACTCAAGTTATTTGAAGATTCTGAAGATGAACTTGCAGTTGGGTTGTTGAATTTAAGATGGTGTGCCATAGCTGGATTCCCAATCTGCGAGTCAGCTGATCAAAGTCTGTGGGCGAGAAGACTGGAAGGAAAGCGATTCTGA